Proteins from one Deinococcus actinosclerus genomic window:
- a CDS encoding DUF705 domain-containing protein: MMAPPPLVVYVDVDETLVRNVGRSRVPIPGAIAHVRELAAQGAELYCWSSGGAKYARDSALEVGLEGVFTAFLPKPQVLLDDQRVESWWRLMQVHPLSCPGESVASYREALDSTRRSER, from the coding sequence ATGATGGCCCCGCCACCGCTTGTGGTGTACGTGGATGTGGACGAGACGCTGGTGCGGAACGTGGGGCGGTCGCGGGTGCCGATCCCGGGGGCGATCGCGCACGTGCGGGAGCTGGCGGCGCAGGGCGCAGAGTTGTACTGCTGGAGTTCTGGCGGGGCCAAGTACGCGCGGGACAGTGCGCTTGAGGTGGGCCTGGAGGGCGTGTTCACGGCGTTCCTGCCCAAACCGCAGGTCCTGCTGGACGACCAGCGGGTCGAGTCGTGGTGGCGGCTGATGCAGGTGCATCCGCTGTCCTGCCCGGGCGAGTCGGTAGCGTCCTACCGGGAGGCGCTGGACAGCACCCGCCGGTCAGAGCGCTGA
- a CDS encoding ferritin-like domain-containing protein — translation MSHDTEQQNITDATNESAMNRRAAMGFLGKLGLGAAAMGLTAGSTASAAPAKNIDGDVLNFALNLEYLEAAFYLAAVGRVNELRKIGGGADIILPASLDQDRGMQFKDGNVQALARDIAEDELAHVKFLHGALGKAAAPRPVIDLNGAFRAAGQAASGGKIDGFNPFANDLFFLHGAFIFEDVGVTAYNGAATLITNPAYLQAAAGILAVEAYHGGAIRSMLFQQRQVTAAAGLYVGQVVQAISNLRGKVGGMKDQGLTDNAGRAVIAPADANGVAFPRSTREVLNIVYLAPGAKKGGFYPNGLNGNIK, via the coding sequence ATGAGCCACGACACCGAACAGCAGAACATCACCGACGCCACCAACGAGTCCGCCATGAACCGCCGCGCCGCCATGGGCTTCCTCGGCAAGCTCGGCCTGGGCGCCGCCGCCATGGGCCTCACCGCGGGCAGCACCGCCAGCGCCGCCCCCGCCAAGAACATCGACGGCGACGTCCTGAACTTCGCCCTGAACCTCGAGTATCTCGAAGCGGCCTTCTACCTCGCCGCCGTGGGCCGCGTGAACGAACTGCGCAAGATCGGCGGCGGCGCCGACATCATCCTGCCCGCCAGCCTCGACCAGGACCGCGGCATGCAGTTCAAGGACGGCAACGTCCAGGCCCTCGCCCGCGACATCGCCGAGGACGAACTCGCGCACGTCAAGTTCCTGCACGGCGCACTCGGCAAGGCCGCCGCGCCCCGCCCCGTCATCGACCTGAACGGCGCCTTCCGCGCCGCCGGACAGGCCGCGAGCGGCGGGAAGATCGACGGCTTCAACCCCTTCGCCAACGACCTGTTCTTCCTGCACGGCGCGTTCATCTTCGAGGACGTGGGCGTCACCGCCTACAACGGCGCCGCGACCCTGATCACCAACCCCGCGTACCTCCAGGCCGCCGCCGGCATCCTCGCCGTTGAGGCGTACCACGGCGGCGCCATCCGCAGCATGCTCTTCCAGCAGCGTCAGGTCACCGCCGCCGCTGGCCTGTACGTCGGGCAGGTCGTGCAGGCCATCAGCAACCTGCGCGGCAAGGTCGGCGGCATGAAGGATCAGGGCCTCACCGACAACGCCGGCCGCGCCGTCATCGCCCCGGCCGACGCGAACGGCGTCGCGTTCCCCCGCAGCACCCGCGAAGTGCTGAACATCGTCTACCTCGCCCCCGGCGCGAAGAAGGGCGGCTTCTACCCCAACGGCCTGAACGGCAACATCAAATAA
- a CDS encoding histidine triad nucleotide-binding protein translates to MSDQPTLFERIIAREIPSDIVFEDENYIAIRDIAPKAPVHLLVIPKRMTPRVDAITDAAEMGELWLTAVKVARQHAEDYRLVVNCGTGGGQVIFHTHIHVLAGWEHGPDSDT, encoded by the coding sequence ATGAGTGACCAGCCCACCCTGTTCGAGCGGATCATCGCGCGGGAGATTCCCAGTGACATCGTGTTCGAGGACGAAAACTACATCGCGATCCGGGATATCGCACCGAAGGCTCCCGTTCACCTCCTGGTGATTCCCAAGCGGATGACGCCCCGCGTGGACGCCATCACGGACGCCGCCGAGATGGGCGAGCTGTGGCTGACAGCCGTGAAGGTGGCGCGGCAGCACGCCGAGGATTACCGGCTGGTCGTGAACTGCGGGACCGGGGGCGGCCAGGTCATCTTCCACACGCACATTCACGTCCTGGCGGGCTGGGAGCACGGCCCGGACAGCGACACCTGA
- a CDS encoding HAD family hydrolase, which yields MLFDAVLFDLDGVLVDSEHLAEGVWVRTLAEHGLPIQANEFSHLAVGQTFPNVLLRLQELHGWTATDAFLPVLEERFNQAFHELPAIEGARETLLALRAAGIPFAVASNSERGRLHLKLRSAGLAQLVGEHAYDPSWVGGRGKPHPELYVFAAAQLGVDVTRCAVVEDSVPGGTAGVRAGATLLALLAAGHIHPDSAAQMQAIGATQVLRSHRELQEALGLTGSG from the coding sequence ATGCTGTTCGACGCGGTGCTGTTCGATCTGGACGGCGTGCTGGTGGACAGCGAGCACCTGGCGGAGGGCGTGTGGGTGCGGACGCTGGCCGAGCACGGCCTGCCCATTCAAGCGAACGAGTTCTCGCATCTGGCGGTCGGGCAGACCTTCCCGAACGTGCTGCTGCGCCTTCAGGAGTTGCACGGCTGGACGGCCACGGACGCGTTCCTGCCGGTGCTGGAGGAGCGGTTCAATCAGGCGTTCCATGAGCTCCCGGCCATCGAGGGCGCGCGGGAGACGCTGCTGGCCCTGCGCGCGGCGGGCATTCCGTTCGCGGTGGCGAGCAACAGTGAACGGGGTCGCCTCCACCTGAAGCTGCGTTCGGCCGGACTGGCACAGCTGGTCGGGGAGCACGCCTACGACCCGTCGTGGGTGGGCGGGCGGGGCAAGCCGCACCCCGAGCTGTACGTGTTCGCGGCGGCGCAGCTGGGCGTGGACGTCACGCGCTGCGCGGTCGTCGAGGATTCCGTGCCGGGCGGCACGGCCGGGGTGCGCGCCGGGGCGACGCTGCTGGCGCTGCTGGCCGCCGGGCACATCCACCCGGACAGTGCCGCGCAGATGCAGGCCATCGGGGCCACGCAGGTGCTGCGCTCGCACCGGGAGTTGCAGGAGGCGCTGGGCCTGACGGGCAGCGGCTGA
- a CDS encoding PadR family transcriptional regulator, which translates to MPRSPNSSPHTKAVLHALQRTYPAHTYGYDLSKSTGLKSGTLYPILQRLHEQGHLDAQWEQSPHPGKPPRHIYRLTQSGLQLARDRHDPSPTTRTRGALT; encoded by the coding sequence ATGCCACGCTCCCCCAACTCCAGCCCGCACACGAAAGCCGTCCTGCACGCCCTCCAGCGCACCTACCCCGCCCACACCTACGGCTACGACCTGTCCAAGAGCACCGGTCTGAAAAGCGGGACCCTCTACCCCATCCTCCAGCGCCTGCACGAACAGGGCCACCTCGACGCCCAGTGGGAACAGTCCCCCCACCCCGGCAAACCCCCCCGCCATATCTACCGCCTGACCCAGAGCGGCCTCCAGCTGGCCCGTGACCGCCACGACCCCAGCCCCACCACCCGCACCAGAGGAGCCCTGACATGA
- the sdaAA gene encoding L-serine ammonia-lyase, iron-sulfur-dependent, subunit alpha has product MTTLDDILNAPHPASDWILAQDCAETGLHPDDIRAEMLRRIREMRASIERGLSSDARSITGMVGWNAKGLWDAPDVLGAPLLRRVQAYAMAVNEENARMGRIVAAPTAGSAGTIPGALIGVADHLGIPDERLVSPMILAAGIGKAISKRMFISGAAGGCQAEIGSSAAMAAAAIVELMGGTPRAAVHAASMALMNTIGLVCDPVGGYVEVPCVSRNAFYAVHAVSAAQLALAQLESFIPPDEVLGAMASVGRMMPAALRETADGGLAQTPTGLAVTARMEGRKDGEGPGGMIELPLA; this is encoded by the coding sequence ATGACCACCCTCGACGACATCCTGAACGCCCCCCATCCCGCCTCCGACTGGATCCTCGCGCAGGACTGCGCCGAGACCGGCCTGCACCCCGACGACATCCGCGCCGAGATGCTGCGCCGCATCCGCGAGATGCGCGCCAGCATCGAGCGTGGCCTGAGCAGCGACGCCAGGAGCATCACGGGGATGGTCGGCTGGAACGCCAAGGGCCTCTGGGACGCCCCGGACGTGCTGGGCGCGCCCCTGCTGCGGCGCGTGCAGGCGTACGCGATGGCCGTGAACGAGGAGAACGCCCGCATGGGCCGCATCGTCGCCGCGCCCACCGCCGGCAGCGCGGGCACCATTCCCGGCGCGCTGATCGGCGTGGCCGACCACCTCGGTATTCCCGACGAGCGGCTGGTCAGCCCCATGATCCTCGCCGCCGGGATCGGCAAGGCCATCAGCAAGCGCATGTTCATCAGCGGCGCGGCGGGCGGCTGTCAGGCCGAGATCGGCTCCAGCGCGGCCATGGCCGCCGCCGCCATCGTGGAACTGATGGGCGGCACCCCCCGCGCCGCCGTGCACGCCGCCAGCATGGCCCTCATGAACACCATCGGCCTCGTGTGCGACCCGGTCGGCGGGTACGTGGAGGTCCCCTGCGTGAGCCGCAACGCCTTCTACGCCGTGCATGCCGTCAGCGCCGCCCAGCTTGCCCTGGCGCAACTGGAATCCTTCATCCCGCCCGACGAGGTCCTGGGCGCGATGGCCAGCGTGGGCCGCATGATGCCCGCCGCGCTGCGCGAAACCGCCGACGGGGGTCTCGCCCAGACGCCTACCGGACTGGCTGTCACCGCCCGCATGGAAGGCCGCAAGGACGGCGAGGGGCCGGGCGGCATGATCGAACTGCCCCTGGCGTAA
- a CDS encoding histidine phosphatase family protein → MKLLLIRHAQSENNVIEDRPDHAQARQPDPPLTARGHASARQFAQDAELNGVTHLYTSLMLRAVQTAAPIAARLTLPAHGIERAYEYGGLTIGPAGGFTPVTGSDHAGLRAHCPRT, encoded by the coding sequence GTGAAGCTCCTGCTGATCCGGCACGCGCAGTCCGAGAACAACGTGATCGAGGACCGACCCGACCACGCGCAGGCGCGGCAGCCCGACCCGCCCCTGACCGCGCGCGGGCACGCCAGCGCCCGGCAGTTCGCGCAGGACGCCGAACTGAACGGCGTGACGCACCTGTACACCAGCCTGATGCTCCGCGCCGTGCAGACCGCCGCGCCCATCGCTGCCCGCCTGACCCTCCCCGCACACGGCATCGAACGGGCCTACGAGTACGGCGGCCTGACGATCGGTCCCGCCGGAGGCTTCACGCCCGTCACGGGCAGCGACCACGCTGGCCTCCGCGCGCACTGCCCGCGCACCTGA
- the hutH gene encoding histidine ammonia-lyase — protein MILDQHLTLPQFLSVVRGGESVQLAEPARGRILRARAVIERIVDGQAAVYGVNTGFGKFASVQVPREGLEELQLNLILSHAIGVGEALPGEVVRGMLLLRAQSLALGHSGVRPEVVELLLSLLNARAHPVIPAQGSVGASGDLAPLAHLALALIGHGEIEYRGEVRPGADVLAELGLSPLTLQAKEGLALINGTQLMGSLLALAVADARTLLGTANLAAAMTVEAMYGSHRPFQPDVVGLRPHPGAVAVAEELRTFLRDSQIAPSHLVGDGKVQDAYSLRAAPQVHGASLDALAHAERVLAVEFASVTDNPLIFPDTGDVVSGGNFHGQPLAVTIDALKVAVAELGSIAERRCEQLLNPSLSGLPGFLTPQGGLNSGFMIAQYTAAALVSENKVLAHPASVDTIPTSANQEDHVSMGAHGARQLRAILENVQNVIGIELLCAAQALDFQKLHAGRGAQAAWEHIRAHIPNMTRDRYYRPDLLKIVEMVRSGELLRVAREA, from the coding sequence GTGATTCTCGATCAACACCTGACCCTGCCGCAGTTCCTGTCCGTCGTGCGTGGCGGCGAGTCCGTCCAGCTGGCCGAGCCCGCGCGTGGGCGCATCCTGCGGGCGCGGGCGGTGATCGAGCGGATCGTGGACGGTCAGGCGGCGGTGTACGGCGTGAACACGGGCTTCGGGAAGTTCGCGTCGGTGCAGGTGCCGCGCGAGGGGCTGGAGGAGTTGCAGCTGAACCTGATCCTGTCGCACGCGATCGGGGTGGGCGAGGCCCTGCCGGGCGAGGTGGTGCGCGGCATGCTGCTGCTGCGCGCACAGTCCCTGGCGCTGGGGCACTCCGGGGTGCGGCCCGAGGTGGTGGAACTGCTGCTCTCGCTGCTGAACGCCCGGGCTCACCCGGTCATTCCGGCACAGGGCAGCGTGGGCGCGTCGGGGGATCTGGCGCCGCTGGCGCACCTGGCGCTGGCCCTGATCGGCCACGGCGAGATTGAGTACCGGGGTGAGGTGCGGCCGGGCGCGGACGTCCTGGCCGAGCTGGGCCTGAGCCCGCTGACGTTGCAGGCGAAGGAGGGACTGGCGCTCATCAACGGCACGCAGCTCATGGGCAGCCTGCTGGCGCTGGCGGTCGCGGACGCGCGCACCCTGCTGGGCACGGCGAACCTCGCGGCGGCCATGACGGTCGAGGCGATGTACGGCTCTCACCGGCCCTTCCAGCCGGACGTGGTGGGCCTGCGCCCCCACCCCGGCGCGGTCGCGGTGGCTGAGGAACTGCGCACCTTCCTGCGCGACTCGCAGATCGCGCCGTCGCATCTGGTCGGGGACGGGAAGGTGCAGGACGCCTACTCGCTGCGCGCCGCGCCGCAGGTGCACGGCGCGAGCCTGGACGCCCTCGCGCACGCCGAGCGGGTGCTGGCCGTGGAGTTCGCGTCCGTGACCGACAATCCCCTGATCTTCCCCGACACCGGGGACGTGGTCAGCGGCGGGAACTTCCACGGGCAGCCGCTCGCCGTGACCATCGACGCGCTGAAGGTCGCCGTGGCGGAACTCGGCAGCATCGCGGAGCGCCGCTGCGAGCAGCTCCTGAACCCCTCGCTGTCGGGACTGCCGGGCTTCCTGACGCCGCAGGGCGGTCTGAACAGCGGGTTCATGATCGCGCAGTACACCGCCGCCGCCCTCGTCAGCGAGAACAAGGTCCTCGCCCACCCCGCCAGCGTGGACACCATTCCCACCAGCGCCAACCAGGAAGACCACGTCAGCATGGGCGCCCACGGCGCCCGGCAGCTGCGCGCCATCCTGGAGAACGTGCAGAACGTCATCGGGATCGAACTGCTGTGCGCCGCGCAGGCCCTCGACTTCCAGAAACTCCACGCCGGACGCGGCGCACAGGCCGCCTGGGAACACATCCGCGCGCACATCCCCAACATGACCCGCGACCGCTACTACCGCCCCGACCTCCTGAAGATCGTGGAGATGGTGCGCAGCGGCGAACTGCTGCGCGTGGCGCGGGAGGCGTAG
- a CDS encoding arginase family protein, producing MTHLPYGGIPTFARAPMVQPEGDWTADVAALGIPFDIALGFRPGARFAPRALREASLRSVPPFTGLDGVTRLAGVTFADAGDVVLPSLEPELARQRISAAAELVRDRCSLPVFLGGDHSVTYPILRAFAGVPDLHVVQLDAHLDFTDTRNDTRFSNSSPFRRACEEMENLVHITTIGLRGLRFDPDAVAAARARGHTLIPMTDVTGDLLGVLARLPRGKNVYLSVDVDGFDPSVIPGTSSPEPDGLTYAQGVSILAETARLNTIVGLDVVELAPNLDPTGRSELLTARLIMETLCAVDEFGAAQPGWTR from the coding sequence ATGACCCATCTTCCTTACGGCGGGATTCCGACCTTCGCCCGCGCGCCGATGGTTCAGCCCGAGGGGGACTGGACGGCGGACGTGGCGGCGCTGGGTATTCCCTTCGATATTGCGCTGGGTTTCCGCCCCGGCGCCCGCTTCGCGCCGCGTGCGCTGCGGGAGGCGAGCCTGCGGAGCGTGCCGCCCTTCACGGGGCTGGACGGCGTGACGAGGCTGGCGGGCGTGACCTTCGCGGACGCCGGGGACGTGGTGCTGCCCAGCCTGGAACCGGAACTGGCGCGGCAGCGGATCAGCGCGGCGGCGGAACTCGTGCGGGACCGGTGCAGTCTGCCCGTGTTCCTGGGTGGTGATCACAGCGTGACGTATCCGATCCTGCGGGCCTTCGCGGGCGTGCCCGACCTGCACGTGGTGCAGCTGGACGCGCACCTGGATTTCACGGACACCCGCAACGACACCCGCTTCAGCAACAGCAGCCCGTTTCGCCGCGCGTGCGAGGAGATGGAGAACCTCGTGCACATCACGACGATTGGCCTGCGCGGGCTGCGTTTCGATCCGGACGCGGTCGCGGCGGCCCGCGCGCGCGGGCACACGCTGATCCCCATGACGGACGTGACGGGCGACCTGCTGGGCGTGCTGGCCCGCCTGCCGCGCGGGAAGAACGTGTACCTCAGTGTGGACGTGGACGGCTTCGATCCCAGCGTGATCCCCGGCACGAGCAGCCCCGAACCGGACGGCCTGACCTACGCGCAGGGCGTGAGCATCCTGGCGGAAACCGCGCGGCTCAACACCATCGTCGGACTGGACGTCGTGGAGCTCGCCCCGAACCTCGACCCCACCGGCCGCAGCGAACTCCTGACCGCTCGGTTGATCATGGAGACGCTGTGCGCTGTGGACGAATTCGGTGCCGCGCAGCCGGGGTGGACACGATGA
- the hutU gene encoding urocanate hydratase, producing the protein MTQPAPAEPAPVIRAPRGPVKTAKGWVQEAAKRMLMNNLDPEVAEHPEQLVVYGGRGKAARNWEAFHRIVETLDRLENDETLLIQSGKPVAVLRTHDWAPRVLLANSNLVPHWANWDTFDKLDQAGLMMYGQMTAGSWIYIGTQGILQGTYETFAGAARKHFGGSLKGTITVTAGLGGMGGAQPLACKLAGGVSITIEIDPSRIDFRLRTRYLDEVADTLQDAIDRAEKYRAEGVARSIGVQGNAAELVPQLVAMNWTPDLITDQTSAHDPMWGYLPVHRPDEDMNVLRADHPAEYKTRAYAAMAAHVRAILELQHCGAVAFDYGNNLRHRAFEAGVENAFDYPGFVPAFIRDSFCEGRGPFRWVALSGDPEDIRATDRALLDLFPHDERLQSWLTYAADQIAFQGLPARICWLGYRERDQAATLFNEMVADGRLKAPIVIGRDHLDAGSVASPYRETEAMLDGSDAVSDWPLLNFGVGIASGASWMSFHHGGGVGLGFSQHSGLVIVADGTPEAAQKLSRALTNDPGMGVIRHADAGYDHALTVARERGLDLPSLGIEDHR; encoded by the coding sequence ATGACCCAGCCTGCCCCCGCCGAACCGGCCCCCGTCATCCGCGCCCCGCGCGGCCCCGTCAAGACCGCCAAGGGCTGGGTGCAAGAAGCCGCCAAGCGCATGCTCATGAACAACCTCGACCCCGAGGTGGCCGAACACCCCGAGCAGCTGGTCGTGTACGGCGGGCGCGGCAAGGCGGCGCGCAACTGGGAAGCCTTCCACAGGATCGTGGAGACGCTCGACCGCCTGGAGAACGACGAAACCCTGCTCATCCAGTCCGGCAAACCCGTCGCGGTCCTGCGCACGCACGACTGGGCCCCGCGCGTCCTGCTCGCCAACAGCAACCTCGTGCCGCACTGGGCGAACTGGGACACCTTCGACAAGCTCGATCAGGCCGGCCTGATGATGTACGGCCAGATGACCGCCGGCAGCTGGATCTACATCGGCACGCAGGGCATCCTCCAGGGCACCTACGAGACCTTCGCCGGCGCCGCCCGCAAACACTTCGGCGGCAGCCTCAAGGGCACCATCACCGTCACGGCCGGCCTGGGCGGCATGGGCGGCGCGCAGCCGCTTGCCTGCAAACTGGCCGGAGGGGTCAGCATCACCATCGAGATCGATCCCAGCCGCATCGACTTCCGCCTGCGCACCCGGTACCTCGACGAGGTCGCCGACACCCTCCAGGACGCCATCGACCGCGCCGAGAAGTACCGCGCCGAGGGCGTGGCCCGCTCCATCGGCGTGCAGGGCAACGCCGCCGAACTCGTCCCGCAGCTTGTCGCGATGAACTGGACCCCCGACCTCATCACCGACCAGACCAGCGCGCACGACCCGATGTGGGGCTACCTGCCGGTCCACCGCCCCGACGAGGACATGAACGTCCTGCGCGCCGACCACCCCGCCGAGTACAAGACCCGGGCCTACGCTGCCATGGCCGCGCACGTCCGCGCCATCCTCGAGCTCCAGCACTGCGGCGCGGTCGCCTTCGACTACGGCAACAACCTCCGCCACCGCGCCTTCGAGGCGGGCGTGGAGAACGCCTTCGACTACCCGGGCTTCGTGCCCGCCTTCATCCGCGACTCCTTCTGCGAGGGGCGTGGCCCCTTCCGCTGGGTGGCGCTCAGCGGCGACCCCGAGGACATCCGCGCCACCGACCGCGCACTCCTCGACCTCTTCCCGCACGACGAACGCCTGCAATCCTGGCTCACGTACGCCGCCGACCAGATCGCCTTCCAGGGCCTCCCCGCCCGCATCTGCTGGCTGGGCTACCGGGAACGCGACCAGGCCGCGACACTCTTCAACGAGATGGTCGCCGACGGCCGCCTGAAAGCCCCCATCGTCATCGGCCGCGACCACCTCGACGCCGGATCGGTCGCCAGTCCCTACCGTGAAACGGAAGCCATGCTCGACGGCAGCGACGCCGTTTCCGACTGGCCCCTGCTGAACTTCGGCGTCGGCATCGCGTCGGGCGCCAGCTGGATGAGCTTCCACCACGGCGGCGGCGTCGGCCTGGGCTTCAGCCAGCACAGCGGCCTCGTGATCGTCGCCGACGGTACCCCCGAAGCCGCGCAGAAACTGTCCCGTGCCCTGACCAACGACCCCGGCATGGGCGTCATCCGCCACGCCGACGCCGGCTACGACCACGCCCTGACCGTCGCCCGCGAACGCGGCCTCGACCTCCCCAGCCTCGGCATCGAAGACCACCGCTGA
- a CDS encoding TetR/AcrR family transcriptional regulator, translating into MSTHSEDQIKAKRTSPRPADDPQRRAAILQAAQVRFAQDGFHRTTMRAVARQAGLAEGTLYHHFRGKDDLLLGLFSALGEQAQASMDPAALATMNLRAFLHAFLAAPLTALAQDDAALFRVIISEALIRRELGQAFAAGLVQTAGLGAQALAARPELRGVDTAELIRLGMALVLGFTLDGALNHAGPPDAQATASRITDALLAWVAGGRA; encoded by the coding sequence GTGAGCACTCACTCGGAAGATCAGATCAAGGCGAAACGCACCTCGCCCCGCCCGGCGGACGACCCGCAGCGCCGCGCCGCCATCCTCCAGGCCGCGCAGGTGCGGTTCGCGCAGGACGGCTTCCACCGCACGACCATGCGCGCCGTGGCGCGGCAGGCGGGGCTGGCCGAGGGCACCCTCTACCACCACTTCCGCGGCAAGGACGACCTGCTGCTGGGCCTGTTCAGCGCCCTGGGGGAACAGGCCCAGGCGTCCATGGACCCGGCGGCGCTGGCCACCATGAACCTGCGGGCCTTCCTGCACGCGTTCCTGGCCGCGCCGCTGACCGCGCTGGCCCAGGACGACGCCGCCCTCTTCCGCGTGATCATCTCCGAGGCGCTGATCCGCCGGGAACTGGGGCAGGCCTTCGCGGCCGGTCTCGTGCAGACCGCCGGGCTGGGCGCGCAGGCCCTGGCCGCCCGACCCGAGCTGCGCGGCGTGGACACGGCCGAACTGATCCGGCTGGGCATGGCGCTGGTGCTGGGCTTCACGCTGGACGGCGCGCTGAATCACGCCGGGCCGCCCGACGCGCAGGCCACGGCGTCGCGCATCACGGACGCGCTGCTCGCCTGGGTGGCCGGGGGCCGGGCGTGA
- a CDS encoding glycosyltransferase → MNVTIIALGTRGDVQPYVALGAGLRRAGHAVRLASHGTFRDLVQGAGLDFAPMRGNVQEVVHSPEMRAALAGGNMLEINRVSARATQSAALHWAEDGLTAARDAELMLAGIGGMNVAQSLSEKLRVPLLEAHVVPFHPTRAFPGPIFPPGVARLGGWANRLSHVLTRQVMWQMFRAADTRARREVLDLPPAPVLGPRPLRPLPTLHGISPSVLPRPADWDAAQHLTGYWFLPQEDWTPPPALEAFLRAGPRPVSIGFGSMTTPDPQATTRAVLEALERSGQRAVLLSGWGGLSAQDVPDTVFVTDSAPHTWLFPRVAAAVHHGGAGTTAAGLAAGVPNVIAPFFGISRSGVSGCGSWVWGPRRCRAARWARARWPPR, encoded by the coding sequence GTGAACGTCACGATCATCGCGCTGGGCACGCGCGGCGACGTGCAGCCGTACGTGGCGCTGGGCGCGGGCCTGCGCCGGGCCGGACACGCGGTGCGCCTCGCCTCGCACGGCACCTTCCGCGACCTCGTGCAGGGGGCGGGCCTGGACTTCGCCCCGATGCGCGGCAACGTGCAGGAGGTCGTGCACAGCCCCGAGATGCGCGCCGCGCTGGCGGGCGGCAACATGCTGGAGATCAACCGGGTGTCGGCGCGGGCCACGCAGTCGGCGGCGCTGCACTGGGCGGAAGACGGCCTGACGGCGGCGCGGGACGCGGAGCTGATGCTGGCAGGCATCGGCGGCATGAACGTCGCGCAGTCGCTCTCGGAGAAGCTGCGCGTGCCGCTGCTCGAGGCGCACGTGGTGCCCTTCCACCCCACGCGGGCCTTTCCCGGCCCGATCTTCCCGCCGGGCGTGGCGCGGCTGGGCGGCTGGGCCAACCGGCTCTCGCACGTGCTGACCCGGCAGGTGATGTGGCAGATGTTCCGCGCCGCCGACACGCGCGCGCGGCGCGAGGTGCTGGACCTGCCCCCAGCGCCAGTGCTCGGCCCGCGCCCGCTGCGGCCGCTGCCCACCCTGCACGGCATCAGCCCGTCCGTGCTGCCCCGCCCGGCTGACTGGGACGCGGCGCAGCACCTGACCGGATACTGGTTCCTGCCGCAGGAGGACTGGACGCCCCCGCCCGCGCTGGAGGCGTTCCTGCGCGCCGGGCCCCGGCCCGTCTCCATCGGGTTCGGGAGCATGACCACGCCCGATCCGCAGGCCACCACCCGCGCGGTGCTGGAGGCGCTGGAGCGCAGCGGGCAGCGGGCGGTGCTGCTCAGCGGCTGGGGCGGCCTGAGCGCGCAGGACGTGCCGGACACGGTGTTCGTGACCGACAGCGCACCGCACACCTGGCTGTTTCCGCGCGTGGCGGCCGCCGTTCACCACGGCGGGGCGGGCACCACGGCGGCGGGACTGGCGGCCGGCGTGCCGAACGTCATCGCGCCGTTCTTCGGGATCAGCCGTTCTGGGGTGAGCGGGTGCGGCAGTTGGGTGTGGGGCCCGCGCCGGTGCCGCGCCGCGCGCTGGGCGCGGGCACGCTGGCCGCCGCGCTGA
- a CDS encoding IclR family transcriptional regulator produces the protein MPSPSLLSGAVDVLTAFDADHTEWRLSELSRHLGVPTSTLHEQLLALCETGLLLRAGRGRYRLGWRLLKLSSALYGSLPWYAPAHAAMERAARAGHCLAFLSVLDASSGRVLCIARSVQGRDGPPVAGELDFKLPAHASASGKLLLALAGRPLPPGGPAFTPHTLTDAAAWEAEAARIRAQDAAVTRDEWASGTSGLAAPVRDATGTVLAALGLSVPTPRLRGETLLRALRDEADAVSWALGWRPG, from the coding sequence ATGCCCTCTCCCTCCCTGCTGTCCGGCGCGGTGGACGTGCTCACCGCCTTCGACGCGGATCACACCGAGTGGCGCCTCTCAGAATTGTCACGGCATCTGGGTGTCCCCACGAGCACCCTGCACGAACAGCTGCTGGCGCTGTGCGAGACGGGCCTGCTCCTGCGCGCCGGGCGGGGCCGCTACCGGCTGGGCTGGCGGCTGCTGAAGCTCTCGAGCGCGCTGTACGGCAGCCTGCCGTGGTACGCCCCGGCGCACGCGGCGATGGAGCGGGCGGCGCGGGCCGGGCACTGCCTGGCCTTCCTGAGCGTACTGGACGCTTCGTCGGGGCGGGTGCTGTGCATCGCGCGCAGCGTGCAGGGCCGCGACGGGCCGCCCGTGGCCGGGGAACTCGATTTCAAGCTCCCGGCCCACGCCTCGGCCAGCGGGAAGCTGCTGCTGGCACTGGCCGGACGGCCCCTGCCCCCCGGCGGACCCGCCTTCACCCCGCACACCCTGACGGACGCCGCCGCGTGGGAAGCCGAGGCGGCGCGCATCCGGGCGCAGGACGCGGCGGTCACCCGCGACGAGTGGGCCAGCGGCACCTCCGGACTGGCCGCGCCGGTGCGGGACGCGACCGGGACGGTGCTGGCGGCGCTGGGCCTGAGCGTACCCACCCCCCGCCTGCGCGGCGAGACGCTGCTGCGCGCCCTGCGGGACGAGGCGGACGCGGTCAGCTGGGCGCTGGGCTGGCGCCCAGGATGA